One Euphorbia lathyris chromosome 1, ddEupLath1.1, whole genome shotgun sequence DNA segment encodes these proteins:
- the LOC136215086 gene encoding transcription factor MYB12-like, protein MGRAPCCSKVGLHRGPWTAREDRLLTNYIRSNGDGHWRSLPKKAGLLRCGKSCRLRWMNYLRPGIKRGNITPDEDDLIIRLHSLLGNRWSLIAGRLPGRTDNEIKNYWNSHLSKRLKKTTEKTDDQPRKLTTGKKIPTTQDEESANGSGKVHLPKAVRVCAVSSAAKNTSRSIYDYEAWNEDENGVFCGFVSSSSCQTFIPSNEDDDDDIMTLDEIFDEYDQLLDNYGRLDSFVDSLLA, encoded by the exons ATGGGAAGAGCTCCATGCTGCTCTAAGGTTGGGTTACATAGAGGTCCATGGACTGCTAGAGAAGATAGACTTCTTACTAATTATATTCGCTCAAATGGCGACGGCCATTGGAGATCTCTCCCTAAAAAAGCTG GGCTACTTAGATGTGGCAAAAGTTGCAGACTAAGATGGATGAACTATCTCCGGCCAGGGATAAAGAGAGGGAACATCACCCCCGACGAGGACGATCTTATAATCCGCCTTCATTCCCTTCTTGGAAACCGGTGGTCTCTCATTGCCGGACGGTTACCTGGCCGAACCGACAATGAAATCAAGAACTACTGGAACTCCCATCTCAGCAAAAGATTGAAAAAAACCACCGAAAAAACAGATGATCAACCAAGAAAATTGACCACCGGAAAAAAGATTCCGACCACTCAAGATGAAGAAAGTGCAAACGGATCAGGAAAGGTTCATCTTCCAAAAGCAGTTAGGGTTTGTGCAGTATCTTCAGCAGCAAAAAACACATCAAGATCAATTTATGATTATGAAGCTTGGAATGAAGATGAAAATGGTGTTTTTTGTGGGTTTGTGTCTTCATCATCATGTCAAACTTTCATACCTTCaaatgaagatgatgatgatgatattaTGACTTTGGATGAGATCTTTGATGAATATGATCAGCTTCTTGATAATTATGGAAGATTAGATTCCTTTGTTGATTCTCTATTGGCGTGA
- the LOC136210965 gene encoding rsm22-cox11 tandem protein 2, mitochondrial — translation MASLIPETAKKVFTPENLLSAAKQSKGCLVVPVSLRRAIKRYLRELEEPHMKRKVLRLSESFSSIKEVNLMLTTNTGKELFEDPFKSMERSKRWKIKSAYGDIGFEYTDDQTVAYVASRMPAVFSACHRVLNEVKRRLPDFSPAKVLDFGGGTGSAFWATREVWPKSVEKVNLVEPSQSMQRAGRSLIQGLKDLPLIHSYTSLQGLSRNINKSEREHDLVIASYVLGEIPSLKDRITIVRQLWDLTKDVLVLIEPGTPDGSSIISQMRSHILWMEKRKSRKSEVQNKKASNDLIAVKSGAFIVAPCAHDGQCPLEKSGKYCHFSQRLQRTTSQRAYKRSKGEPLRGFEDEKFSFVVFRRGQRPRVSWPLDGMKFDTLNEQRMKRNPEELEIDYDDQIAQAEAEVEAGAVPRKEVNRHYYESDAIETDNDGENDEEEDDNDDVEDETVEADLGSGWGRIIFSPIRRGKLVSMDVCRSTNPEGTEGTFERIVATKNRNPVLHHQARKSLWGDLWPF, via the exons ATGGCGAGTCTAATCCCGGAAACCGCCAAAAAGGTTTTCACTCCAGAAAACCTACTCTCCGCTGCCAAACAATCTAAGGGCTGCCTCGTCGTGCCGGTCAGCCTCCGCCGCGCAATCAAAAGATACCTTCGAG AGTTAGAGGAACCGCATATGAAGAGGAAGGTGTTGAGATTATCGGAGTCCTTCAGCTCAATCAAGGAAGTGAATTTGATGCTGACAACGAATACTGGAAAAGAGCTGTTTGAGGATCCATTCAAGTCTATGGAACGCTCTAAGCGCTGGAAAATCAAGAGCGCTTATGGTGATATTGGATTTGAATACACAGACGATCAGACAGTTGCTTATGTCGCGTCGCGAATGCCTGCTGTCTTCTCCGCCTGTCATAGAGTTCTCAACGAA GTTAAGAGAAGATTACCGGATTTTTCCCCAGCTAAGGTATTGGATTTCGGAGGTGGTACTGGATCGGCTTTTTG GGCCACACGAGAAGTCtggccaaagtcagtagagaagGTTAACTTAGTGGAGCCGTCTCAATCTATGCAACGGGCAGGACGGAGCCTCATACAAG GTCTGAAGGATTTGCCACTAATTCATAGTTATACTAGCCTTCAAGGTTTAAGCAGGAATATCAACAAGTCTGAGCGGGAACATGACCTTGTAATTGCT TCTTATGTGCTTGGAGAGATACCATCATTGAAGGACCGGATTACTATAGTTCGCCAGCTTTGGGATCTCACAAAGGATGTTCTG GTTTTAATTGAACCAGGAACACCAGATGGATCTAGTATCATTTCTCAGATGCGCTCTCACATATTGTGGATGGAAAAGAGG AAAAGTCGTAAATCTGAAGTGCAAAACAAGAAGGCTTCTAATGATTTGATAGCTGTTAAAAGTGGTGCTTTTATAGTTGCTCCT TGTGCTCATGACGGGCAATGTCCTTTggagaaatctggaaaatattgtcaTTTTTCTCAGCGTTTGCAGAGGACTACATCACAACGTGCTTACAAG CGTTCCAAGGGCGAGCCGCTTCGTGGCTTTGAAGATGAGAAATTTTCATTTGTTGTTTTTAGACGGGGACAAAGACCTAG GGTATCCTGGCCGCTCGATGGTATGAAATTTGATACTCTAAATGAGCAGCGTATGAAAAGAAATCCAGAAGAACTTGAAATTGATTATG ATGACCAAATAGCACAAGCTGAAGCTGAAGTTGAAGCTGGAGCTGTCCCGCGAAAAGAAGTGAATCGGCATTACTATGAGTCTGATGCCATTGAAACTGACAATGATGGCGaaaatgatgaagaagaagacgatAATGATGATGTAGAAGATGaaacagttgaagctgatcttGGGAGTGGTTGGGGAAGAATAATATTTTCACCCATTCGAAGAGGTAAGCTAGTTTCAATGGATGTTTGTAGATCAACTAATCCAGAAGGAACCGAAGGCACCTTTGAACGTATAGTTGCGACTAAGAATAGAAATCCGGTATTACACCATCAAGCACGAAAATCTCTCTGGGGTGACTTGTGGCCTTTTTGA